A genome region from Natronosalvus rutilus includes the following:
- a CDS encoding Cdc6/Cdc18 family protein translates to MSKYDDLFDDTAPTESVFADKGALDPLADPAEIVAREAQERELATILNGVHEGYLPPTVSIYGPPGTGKTLTARRVTQEFAARHDQVAVEYVNLKECRTIFSAANEICVALTGEKKKAYVGLDGVFEAIWEALEAYPAWTVVILDEIDQLQHDTNYDPNDFFYRLLRGEGKLKREINLSLWLLSNQLMEVDLRLDSRVESAMSDEAVFFPPYEKTALQAVLEPRLKQAFREGALPEAVRTYGIANAAMRWGDARKALTLFRQAGETANEQALETVTGECIDVNLEHVEKAMIVEQLSRLPLQHILVLRAITSWIEDATGEISQPVTTAQIKQGYDQFEIPSAARIGDRAIRDVLTDLETMGLIETWIESKGREGRVKQIQTTFDPTWVAEANAARNVHNTPDAE, encoded by the coding sequence ATGAGCAAGTACGACGACCTCTTCGACGACACCGCCCCGACCGAGAGCGTGTTTGCCGACAAGGGGGCGCTCGATCCGCTGGCCGACCCCGCCGAGATTGTCGCCCGTGAGGCCCAGGAACGTGAGTTAGCGACCATCCTGAACGGCGTCCACGAGGGATATCTGCCGCCGACGGTCTCAATCTATGGGCCACCCGGCACCGGGAAGACGCTGACGGCGCGACGGGTGACCCAGGAGTTCGCCGCTCGTCACGACCAGGTCGCTGTCGAGTACGTCAATCTCAAGGAGTGTCGGACGATCTTCAGCGCGGCCAATGAGATCTGTGTTGCGTTGACCGGCGAGAAAAAGAAGGCGTACGTGGGACTGGATGGGGTGTTTGAGGCAATCTGGGAGGCCCTCGAGGCCTACCCCGCGTGGACGGTGGTGATCCTCGATGAGATCGACCAGCTCCAACACGACACCAACTATGACCCTAACGACTTTTTCTATCGCCTGTTGCGCGGGGAGGGCAAACTCAAACGCGAGATCAACCTCTCGCTCTGGCTGTTGAGTAATCAACTGATGGAAGTCGACCTGCGTCTGGACAGTCGGGTCGAGAGCGCGATGAGCGACGAGGCGGTCTTTTTCCCGCCGTATGAAAAGACAGCGTTACAGGCGGTGTTGGAACCACGCCTCAAGCAGGCCTTCCGTGAGGGGGCTCTCCCCGAGGCGGTTCGAACCTATGGCATTGCGAACGCCGCCATGCGCTGGGGGGATGCTCGAAAAGCACTCACGCTGTTTCGCCAGGCCGGCGAGACGGCGAACGAGCAGGCCCTCGAGACGGTGACAGGTGAGTGCATCGACGTGAACCTCGAGCACGTCGAGAAGGCGATGATCGTCGAGCAACTGTCCCGGTTACCGCTCCAACATATCCTCGTTCTCAGAGCCATCACCTCGTGGATCGAGGACGCGACGGGCGAGATCAGTCAGCCAGTGACGACCGCGCAGATCAAGCAAGGGTATGACCAGTTTGAGATTCCATCAGCGGCGAGGATCGGCGATCGAGCGATTCGGGATGTCCTCACTGATCTCGAGACGATGGGCCTGATCGAGACGTGGATCGAATCGAAGGGTCGGGAGGGGCGGGTCAAACAGATCCAGACCACGTTCGATCCGACGTGGGTAGCGGAGGCCAACGCGGCGCGTAACGTCCACAACACTCCTGATGCGGAGTGA
- a CDS encoding HNH endonuclease translates to MRDGCCLRCGGVDAGESGRALHVHHIVPEKTLRAAGEDPHDPANLISVCGPCHRTLEGMAPESQRAECGIESPEDLVLTGEAAAWLETFHEKYKVLNVAPDPWPGMFAEAQRHLSDRD, encoded by the coding sequence ATGCGGGATGGGTGCTGTCTTCGGTGTGGGGGCGTTGATGCAGGCGAAAGTGGTCGTGCGTTACACGTTCACCATATCGTCCCCGAGAAAACGTTGCGAGCAGCCGGTGAGGATCCGCACGACCCGGCAAATTTGATTTCGGTGTGTGGGCCGTGTCACCGGACACTGGAAGGAATGGCTCCTGAGAGCCAACGCGCGGAATGTGGCATTGAATCACCTGAGGACTTAGTACTCACTGGAGAGGCGGCTGCATGGCTCGAGACCTTCCATGAAAAGTACAAGGTACTGAACGTGGCTCCCGATCCCTGGCCAGGAATGTTCGCCGAAGCGCAGCGCCATTTATCAGATCGAGATTAA
- a CDS encoding ROK family protein: MAFVALFGIGSTNFHSTIGTPNGDFITDVSTEPTQAHRLETQLLERLEELQSIRPLDAVAISAPGLVDAKAGHIQKFDTPAGDLIEQIDLRTPIEDTFDLSVYLENDCTASALGEWYFGRREDHDCLLHLTFGTGIGGGVVDRGHPLRGESAQAGEFGLLSVAPESDLSSTGVTGAWEAFCSGRGIPQYVTHRLETDDEWSSDESAFTRTVAEDDELSAPAVFEAVHAGDQFAQSCLEQISRYNAAGIGTLCNAFNPGLVTLGGGVALNNEEWILEGIECHLAEFCFVDRPTLAFSPLGEEIGLYGALGTYRDRSGSQSAVEVPNPATSTSD, translated from the coding sequence ATGGCTTTCGTCGCTCTCTTCGGCATTGGCAGCACCAATTTCCACTCTACTATTGGGACACCAAATGGCGATTTTATAACTGACGTATCGACCGAACCGACCCAAGCCCACCGACTCGAGACCCAACTCCTCGAGCGACTCGAGGAGTTGCAGTCGATCAGACCCCTCGATGCGGTTGCTATCTCTGCACCGGGGCTGGTAGATGCTAAGGCGGGGCACATTCAAAAGTTCGATACGCCCGCGGGCGACCTGATCGAACAGATCGATCTGCGGACGCCGATCGAAGACACGTTCGACCTGTCAGTGTATCTCGAGAACGACTGCACGGCCTCAGCACTCGGCGAGTGGTACTTTGGACGGCGTGAGGATCACGACTGTCTCCTCCACCTCACGTTTGGGACGGGGATCGGTGGTGGCGTCGTCGATCGTGGTCATCCCCTTCGAGGTGAATCAGCCCAGGCCGGGGAGTTCGGACTCTTGTCGGTGGCTCCCGAGAGCGACCTCTCGAGTACCGGGGTCACCGGTGCCTGGGAGGCGTTCTGTTCGGGTCGGGGCATTCCACAATATGTGACTCATCGACTCGAGACCGATGACGAGTGGTCGTCAGATGAGAGTGCGTTCACGCGAACGGTGGCCGAGGACGACGAGCTCTCCGCGCCCGCAGTCTTCGAGGCCGTCCATGCGGGCGATCAGTTCGCGCAATCGTGTTTAGAGCAGATAAGTCGCTACAACGCCGCCGGCATCGGCACGCTCTGTAATGCGTTCAATCCCGGGCTAGTGACTCTCGGTGGTGGCGTGGCACTGAACAATGAGGAATGGATACTCGAGGGCATCGAGTGCCACCTCGCGGAATTCTGTTTCGTCGATCGGCCGACGCTTGCCTTTTCGCCCCTCGGAGAGGAAATCGGCTTGTATGGGGCGTTGGGAACGTATCGTGATCGATCCGGGAGTCAGTCAGCGGTGGAGGTTCCCAACCCGGCCACGAGCACGTCGGACTAA
- a CDS encoding NAD-dependent epimerase/dehydratase family protein has translation MENQRVLVTGGAGFIGSNLANALSSDNDVIVVDDEYLGTPENLSADVEYVKASVLEDDLPTDVDVVYHLAALSSYAMHEEDPCQGARVNIEGFVNVVEQARQDGCDTVVYASTSSIYGSRTEPSPEAMDVTVNTGYEASKLARERYAEYFSNHYGMTMAGMRFFSVYQGYGGAEEHKGEYANVIAQFADDIANGESPVIYGDGTQTRDFTHVSDIVHGLELAGEHKLDGIYNLGTGEAYDFNTVVELLNQELGTEVEPEYVENPIPDSVYVHDTCADSTKIREETGWEPAVMFKEGIREVCAVYIPDV, from the coding sequence ATGGAAAACCAACGTGTTCTGGTAACTGGGGGAGCCGGATTTATCGGTTCGAATCTTGCGAATGCCCTCTCATCAGACAATGATGTAATCGTTGTTGACGACGAATATCTGGGAACGCCTGAGAACCTCTCTGCTGACGTCGAGTACGTGAAGGCGAGCGTCCTCGAGGACGATCTCCCAACGGACGTCGATGTCGTCTATCACCTCGCCGCGCTTTCATCATATGCGATGCACGAGGAGGATCCCTGTCAGGGGGCACGAGTGAACATTGAGGGGTTCGTCAACGTCGTCGAGCAAGCTCGCCAGGATGGGTGTGATACGGTCGTGTATGCCTCAACGTCCTCAATCTACGGCAGTCGGACCGAACCCTCACCTGAAGCGATGGACGTGACCGTGAACACCGGCTACGAGGCGTCGAAGCTGGCTCGTGAACGCTACGCCGAGTACTTCTCGAACCACTATGGGATGACAATGGCCGGCATGCGCTTCTTCTCGGTATACCAGGGCTACGGTGGCGCTGAAGAACACAAAGGTGAGTACGCGAACGTGATCGCACAGTTCGCTGACGATATTGCGAACGGAGAGTCGCCCGTTATCTATGGAGACGGCACCCAGACGCGGGATTTCACACACGTCTCCGATATTGTCCACGGTCTCGAGTTAGCCGGTGAGCACAAACTCGATGGCATCTATAATCTCGGCACCGGGGAGGCCTACGACTTCAATACCGTTGTGGAGTTACTCAACCAGGAACTTGGGACCGAGGTCGAACCCGAGTATGTTGAGAATCCGATCCCGGACTCCGTGTACGTCCACGATACGTGTGCTGATTCAACGAAAATCCGCGAGGAAACCGGCTGGGAGCCGGCGGTTATGTTCAAAGAGGGAATTCGTGAAGTGTGTGCGGTATACATTCCTGACGTTTAA
- a CDS encoding flippase has product MDIKRSVVRLFSARIGSQFIGFLGLMYFARELGAEQIGIFFLFQASLSILTVPADMGVQEGIEKRISEGSNAGKILTTGLVLKLAFSTVLSIGLFITKDAINNYMGGQVTLLLIIALFLNSISEVAIRTLRGELRVGETASLQFIRQAIWVGIGALFVWRGFGYLGLIYSLILGFGTVFLWGMSKSSTKLGPVSWKHATSLWTYSKYSFIGAVGGSFYSWMDVAVIGLFLPQTHVGAYEMAWRIGVVVTLFSSTIATTIFPQVSEWKADEDRKRIESLLSNAITPSLLFVIPAFFGSILLSREILSLLFGPEFVLAWLTLIIFMLINFVQAITEIFSRALRAIDHPELVAKARTISLSLNIILNFLLIWRFGITGAAIATGVALTVYTLLVLSYLRPYVRIEFPYYEVTWCMIAGIGMAIAVRGVQSLIVINSLPMLFAVVGIGAVIYFCLIMIYPPLRIKALNNTSYFLKNM; this is encoded by the coding sequence ATGGATATAAAACGTTCTGTTGTTCGGTTATTTAGTGCTAGAATTGGATCGCAATTTATAGGATTTTTAGGACTTATGTACTTTGCCCGTGAACTCGGTGCAGAACAAATAGGGATTTTTTTCTTATTTCAAGCTTCGCTGTCCATACTCACAGTTCCAGCCGATATGGGTGTGCAAGAAGGTATAGAAAAACGAATAAGTGAGGGGTCAAATGCGGGAAAAATTTTAACAACTGGCTTGGTTCTCAAACTTGCCTTTTCAACGGTCTTGTCCATCGGTTTATTCATAACCAAAGACGCCATTAATAATTATATGGGTGGGCAAGTGACTCTTTTACTTATCATAGCTCTTTTTTTGAATTCTATTTCTGAGGTGGCAATTCGGACATTGAGAGGTGAGTTGCGTGTTGGAGAAACAGCATCGTTACAATTCATTAGACAAGCGATTTGGGTTGGTATTGGGGCATTGTTTGTCTGGAGGGGATTTGGCTACCTTGGACTTATATATAGCCTCATACTTGGTTTTGGAACTGTGTTTCTGTGGGGTATGTCAAAAAGTTCGACAAAACTTGGCCCTGTTTCTTGGAAACATGCAACCTCACTCTGGACGTACTCAAAATACAGTTTTATAGGTGCAGTCGGCGGCTCCTTCTACAGCTGGATGGATGTGGCAGTTATCGGTCTGTTTCTCCCACAAACACATGTTGGTGCCTACGAAATGGCTTGGAGGATCGGCGTGGTAGTTACCTTATTTAGCAGTACTATAGCAACAACGATTTTCCCCCAAGTAAGCGAGTGGAAAGCCGATGAGGATAGAAAACGAATTGAGTCGCTATTATCCAATGCAATTACCCCTTCATTATTATTTGTCATACCCGCCTTCTTCGGCAGTATTTTGTTATCACGTGAAATTCTCTCTCTTCTTTTTGGGCCGGAATTCGTTCTTGCCTGGCTTACTTTAATAATTTTTATGCTAATTAATTTTGTCCAAGCAATAACTGAAATTTTTTCCCGGGCACTAAGAGCCATTGACCATCCGGAATTGGTTGCTAAAGCTAGGACAATTAGCCTATCGCTAAATATTATACTTAATTTCCTGCTGATCTGGAGATTTGGTATCACTGGGGCAGCGATTGCTACTGGTGTTGCCCTAACTGTTTATACCCTACTTGTTCTGTCATATCTGAGACCATATGTGCGAATAGAGTTCCCCTATTATGAGGTCACCTGGTGTATGATTGCAGGTATTGGTATGGCAATAGCAGTTCGCGGAGTTCAGTCATTAATCGTAATTAATTCTCTACCTATGCTTTTTGCAGTCGTTGGAATTGGAGCAGTGATATATTTTTGTTTGATAATGATTTATCCGCCCTTGAGAATTAAGGCATTAAATAATACCTCGTACTTTTTGAAGAATATGTGA
- a CDS encoding alkaline phosphatase family protein translates to MSDTFVVLGLDAADYDLVKKWDCENLLLSNHNGIDTFAHSLDVPATYEVWPTIATGVFPDQHGVTLPSSWEKKNRGFRFLEEIGTRLPKLLKSPAIKIKHSVEGHETKTSLDHMFNNGDVYNWPGLTSCPDWEQEGEWFSAVKNKSMSEQNFRRNHLANAGKGIGWLSGMSQAGTPVVGAHVHILDHMGHLYGKRPEKLESIYNEVDELVGWLHDQVDRLLIVSDHGMQTTATDDPQPGVHSFRSMVSTTEKGGLPEDMTAIREWVESRVKNNGEENMTEIDAPMQHLEDLGYL, encoded by the coding sequence ATGTCAGATACATTTGTTGTACTTGGGCTTGATGCTGCCGATTATGATCTAGTCAAAAAATGGGACTGTGAAAATCTCCTTCTGTCAAATCATAATGGTATTGATACGTTTGCTCATTCACTTGATGTGCCAGCAACGTATGAGGTCTGGCCAACAATTGCAACAGGTGTCTTTCCAGATCAGCACGGCGTTACTCTACCATCTTCTTGGGAAAAAAAGAATAGGGGATTTAGATTCTTGGAAGAGATTGGAACAAGGTTACCAAAACTGCTTAAATCACCGGCAATTAAAATTAAACATTCGGTGGAAGGTCATGAGACTAAGACTTCTCTTGATCATATGTTTAATAATGGTGATGTCTATAATTGGCCTGGGTTAACATCTTGTCCTGATTGGGAGCAAGAAGGAGAATGGTTTTCAGCTGTTAAGAATAAATCTATGAGCGAGCAAAATTTTAGACGGAATCATCTAGCTAATGCGGGAAAAGGAATTGGATGGCTTTCAGGAATGTCTCAAGCTGGCACACCGGTTGTTGGCGCTCACGTCCATATTTTAGATCATATGGGTCATTTGTATGGAAAGCGTCCGGAAAAATTGGAGTCAATTTATAACGAAGTAGATGAACTTGTTGGTTGGCTCCATGATCAAGTGGATCGGCTTCTCATAGTATCAGATCATGGGATGCAGACAACAGCTACAGATGATCCTCAACCTGGTGTTCACTCTTTTAGATCAATGGTTTCTACAACTGAGAAAGGTGGCCTCCCTGAAGATATGACTGCAATCAGGGAATGGGTCGAATCACGTGTGAAAAATAATGGCGAAGAGAATATGACGGAAATTGATGCACCAATGCAGCACCTGGAAGATTTGGGGTATCTCTAA